A genomic window from Parasteatoda tepidariorum isolate YZ-2023 chromosome 10, CAS_Ptep_4.0, whole genome shotgun sequence includes:
- the LOC107455447 gene encoding ATP-binding cassette sub-family C member 10: MVDCFEGSVFIDGVNIANLPLEKLRSSLSVIPQDPFLFSGTIRENLDPCYLKCDSQIWKALQDCHVKDKIQSLGGLDVEVEEQGQNFSVGERQLLCLARALLRKAKILCMDEATANVDYETDSLIRHTVRLALQRSTVLIVAHRMKTVLDCDKIIVMREGEIIEMDAPSVLLADSKSEFHRMVYNQTE, from the exons ATGGTCGATTGCTTTGAAGGATCAGTTTTTATAGATGGAGTCAACATTGCTAATCTACCACTTGAAAAATTAAG ATCCAGTTTGTCCGTCATCCCTCAGGATCCCTTCTTGTTTAGCGGCACCATTCGTGAAAATCTCGACCCTTGCTACTTAAAATGTGATTCCCAAATATGGAAAGCTTTGCAAGATTGCCATGTGAAGGACAAAATTCAGAGCTTGGGTGGTTTGGATGTGGAAGTTGAAGAACAAGGTCAAAACTTCAGTGTAGGAGAGCGACAACTTCTCTGCCTGGCAAGAGCACTTCTTAGGAAAGCTAAA atCCTGTGTATGGATGAGGCTACAGCAAATGTAGATTACGAGACGGACAGCCTGATACGCCATACAGTGAGGCTGGCTTTACAGAGATCAACAGTTCTGATTGTTGCTCACAGGATGAAGACCGTACTGGACTGTGATAAAATAATTGTGATGAGAGAGGGTGAAATCATTGAAATGGATGCTCCCTCCGTTCTATTGGCTGATTCTAAGTCAGAATTTCATCGAATGGTTTATAATCAGACTGAGTGA